The sequence TTACCCATCCTTAACTATATCCTTAGGATTTCATTTTTAAATATGATAGATTAATGTTATTTCTAGTTTTAAAATTTGGAAGTGAATTGTTAAGCTTTAGtttcatatcttttgtctatgTCATGAGCTACTCATGTGATCTTAATTTTATTAagaattggtcatctaaaccataacaTACTTGCAATTCTAATAAGATAGATTTATTCTAATGCTTGTGTTGAGAATGACTTGGAAAATGATCAAGATGGTCACCATGGTACCAATGTTGTGCTAATGAATTAGCTAGTTTGTCTCATGCTAAGTCATGCACAACTACCACAAATGATTTATACCATTTATTAATAAACCTTAATGGTTAGAGGCATGCGAGCTATAAGTATCAAGATTTCATCATCTACCATTTTGTTGGGTGCATCTTCTTCATCTCCCTCTTTTACCATGATTTCATCTTCCATCATTACTCCCTCAAATACCATTGTACATCCCAATAGTGCTACCCTTGCCTCTACAAGTATACCATCACATGTTGTCTTTCCTTTTTTCCACCTTTCACCCCCCATATGTCTTTCCTTCAAAATATACCCATCTTAAGATACCCACATCTCACGTGCTATATTAGAACTTTATTCATATTTCTTCTACCACTACTCAACCCACCATATCCACTACTCATTTGTATTATGTCATTCGCAGATCTTTTGACATCCCCCCTCTATCATGTTCACCCACTAAACACCAATGTTAACCTATACATGCCTATGTCCCACACTATTTCCCCTTCCAAAATCACAACTTATATCCTTACCAACTCATGATATATTATTTAGTTGTCATAATTCATGACCAATAGTTTCCATAATATAGTCCAGTCTTCCATATTTATGACTTAACCCCTTACCTCATAACCTCATTAAACTTCCTCAATTGTCTTGTATGCATACAACACTACTCTGAACCACTACCTTGGATACAATATTATAATAGATAGCCACTCTAAAGAAAGAAACCAATGGAAAAAGAAAGGTTCTATTGCATATAACCCTTTACACCACACTCCATTATCTTTTAAGGTGGTTACATATCTATTACCTATGGGATTCATAGATCCTATATTTGAATTGTATAATGGAAAAGGAGATCAGAGTATTCATATACAATATTTTATAGTGGCTTGCATAAACTTTACATATGATGACAAAATCCTACCTAGGTTATTTTTTTGAACCTTCAAGGATTATGTTAATCGATGGATTTACTCTATTCCTCATACTTCCATAAAATATTTGATGATATTACTACAACCTTCTTACAAAAATTTCATATAAACATGTGTGTAAGGATTATACATATGATTTGACAAAATATAGTCAATGAAGCAAATGAATCAATAAatgattttttcatctactttcaatCTTTGTGTGGTAATCTAAGATACCAATTTGATGAAAATGAGTCAAAATTTGTGTATCTTAAGGGCTATACTCCCaataatttataataatataaatttgagTAGCTTACCCTGTTTTAAAGATATGTGCACATATATAAAGAATTTTGAGGCCAAAATTCTAACATTCATTACATTAAAGTATGGGCCATCCTCTTAATTATCTTGCCCTTGCAAGTTTGAAAATCCAAATCTTTTAAAAGGGTCATATAATACAAAGGAAATATTTAATCAAGTTGCcactacttttttttttcttcatttagaAAGAATACTCCTAGGAAGTTTTCCAAGCTTCAAGAATCCTTGGGGAATGTTCTTCAAAGCTTACTGAGTGCTAATTTTATTGTACGCCTTATGGTCCATAATTTGGATTTGAATAAATCCCTTCTTAGAATATATAATGAGAAAGAATTTTacaacttccacaaatataaaggGCACTATACTCAATCATTTATAGGCCTCAAAAATAAGATATGTATTATAATACATAATGATATGATCAAGGTTGAAGCTATCAATGACAAGGAAAATATTTTAGTTGCACCTACAAATAGCTAGTTAGAAGTTTACACAATCTCTCttcaaatcatgcaaaaataatgTTAAGGTGTATCATGATACACATAAAATAGCATTAAAAATGAAGATATATCACATGCAAATGCTTTTGTAGGGTCTATTGAAACTTGCTACATCTTCCTCTCCTCTACTTCTTCATTGACTACATTTTTCTCATGAGGAGATCCCACAAAATAATTATTCTTGTCCATTATACATACTAGGTAGTTTAAAACGCACACCACCTACTCAATTACTTATTCATCCAACATcctaatattatatttgtattaaAGAGCTTATATTCACTAGTGATGTTAGAAACCAATTTCTAAAATTGCATTGAAGATGAAAAATGTGGTACTAATCAATACATTAGGTTGCATAATTTTACAATTGAGAGTGGGACAAAGAACTAATTAAATGTCATGTTATGTCATCCTCCAATATATTTGGTTTTCTACTTCTAAGCATGACtagattcaacaatgaaaatctATTTCTTTCATTTTGCATCAATGAGTTAAATTTGTTCACAAAGAAAGAGTGGTTAAAATTGAAAGGGTCCACTACAAACTTATATCTAATACTAGTCACTCCCCACACTTAACACATTTTTGTAAACACTAACAATGTCTTATGAGAGGAATGATATCATACTTAATTTATACAAGATGCATATGGATGAATTAGAAATAATTCAAAATAGGTTAAAATAAAATGTGTAtcttccaaaaatagaaatatctcaagttgataaACATGTGCCAAACAAAAAGTAGtgataataaaaaaagaaaaagaatgagaCAAAGACTTCTCAGAAACCAAAAAAATAAGTTATAGTGCATTAAATGTCAATCATTCCACTACAAGCATAAGTGTAAAAACAAGAAATTTGGATAAGAAGAAAAAACCTAATTTGTCATTCTAATTGATCATGTGTTTGTTCCAACCATGGAGAATTGTAAACAAGACACGTGTAACTAATAAATCAAGTAAAAAGGAGCAATAAACAAAGAAGAATGTAGAGAATGTGTAGACTTCTGATAGAATGATTATGGCCTTGAAGACGAGGATGATCCTTCCAAGTGCTATATAAACATCACTACAACATATGTATACTTATAGATTAGATTTCATTTTGTCTTTTTATTTGTGTGTTTTTATTCTTTGAATTGTTTTTAATGCCTTCACTACATATTTATGTATTTGATTTCATGCTTTATTTTCCACCACTTACGGGAATTTTCTTCATCCCTTTTTTGTTCTACACATTTGCTTCTATGTTTTTGTATAGCTTCTCTATTACTATAATTTGTTTATCTTTTTCTTTACCTTTATTTTTCATTTACTAGTTATTTTTGTAGCATTGTAATATTTCCCCTTTACATTGGTTTTCCATGTTACCTCGTTACCTATTATTATGCACATACGTAACTTTACTTGATATGGTgtttttccttttcttccatatGATACAATATCATTATCTTGTCATTGTGTCATTTCCTTAGAATTTAAGTAGGCATCTTGACTTTCATTATAGTATATCATGCCTTCCATCTTGAATATATGGAAGGCATCTTGTCTTCCATTATATTAAATCATAAATAGGAGGTATTTTGACTTCCCTTATAGTATATGATATATAGGAGGCATCTTGACTTCCCTATAGAATTTGATCTTTCATCGTCATATTTTAACATTAATAAGGACATCATATATTTACCCATTAGATTTGAACTTACATGGTCATATCTCTATATTATAGTACCTAATTTCATATTATGTGTTTATTACCATATTTTTATATCAACACATCATATCTTTCCCATATCATTAATGCTACATTTTAGATTGGGGAACAACTTTTATTTCCCACTTTTTCCTATGTCATCATTGTTTACCTTTTACATTGGAGACATTATGACTTACCCCTTTTTATCTTGAGAATGTATTAAGGTACTAATTTTATGACAACAGCATAGACCTATTGCCTTGACTATCATGTGTTCATATTTTTTGATGCAACATTTGGGGTATATGCCTATCCTAGTGATGTTTTACCAACTCAACTAGTGAGCTTACCTAGATGAATGTCTTTAGTCGTTAGAGCCACAATAGTGTTTTCATTTGTCAAATATAAACTACTCATTACACACTCCTCTATTTCATTTTATATAAATTTGACATTgtcttttttaaattaaaaataataataatacatataTTGACCTGAATATTTTTATATTAGATTAAGAGGAGTGAAAATataaataacaataacaataactacacaacaacaacaacaaaatactCAAAAAAAGGAGTTGCAAGAACTACACAATAACAATAAGAAAAGAGCAAAAAATACACCAAAGAAAGGAATTGTGCAAAAGACAAGCTGAACTATAGCAAATGTAAAAGCATCACTAGCAAGAAGTTATGACAGGAGTAATAACAATAAAAGATTGCTAAAATAAGATAAATCATAAAACTCCATATTTTTGGGTCAACATTCTACCCATAAGAATCAACTCTCAGCATCATACTTTGCCCTTGAGGTAGCCTTGGAAACAACCTCTGGTAACACCCCCGAAGTGTAAACATGCCATTGTAACAAAGCAAAGCATTGATTTGTGACACAATTGTGTTGATCATGAAGCACATCAACTTATTAGTTTTGTTGAAATCAAAATCAACCCCAACATCATTCATAATCAACGAGTCCATCAACAAGGAGACCCTTAAGAATTGAACTTGTACAACTATCTTGTAACCTGTTAATTTGAGCTTGAATGTTTTGTAAAAtcccaaaataatcaaaatatttaaCCAAGAAAAATTTTGTAGATTGTTAATATGAAGAGATAAGCTTGATCAAGTCATTTGTACTTCAACTTGCCAAGGAAAAAGGGAATGAGAGAAAACAACCAAACATCGAAACTTACGAATGGGATTATCAATAACTTGTCTCAAAGTTTAGGTGATGACATTATGGTAAGAGGAAAGCCTAAGAAGTGCAATTTTCTAAGACCAAGCCTAAGGGAAGAGCATCGAGAAGGTGGAGAAGAGAGAACACTAGAGTTAGTGAGCATGGGTACAAAACCAAAAAGCATGTTTTATAAacttttttaaaacaaaaaggacAAACTAATGATGGGAAGATGAAGGAGAAGTGATCAATAATAGGCATCTTAATGTGGAGCACTTTCCAAGATGTTAATTGAGTTTGAGTTGCAACTTTTGAATTCCTATAATTGACAACTTAACTTATGTCCATCTTGCATGCCTAAAATTGCACTTTCATTTAGAGCTAAGTCAAGGCGCCAAGAAGGTATTTAGGAGTAGCTATCTATAAATTCATTTAAGGGAAAAATATCAGATATTTCGTGTGTAAGGCCATTTCTAATCCTTTTGGAAGTTATCATGGTAGGGGCTTGGTAgtaaacaaaaaaatattagaaGTCATCAACCGTTGGATTTTCTAAAGAGGATTGGATTTTGAAGAGGATTGGATTTTTTGAAGAGGATGCTTGTTAGAATTCTAAAGAGGACTGTATTTTCTAAAGAGGGTGCTTGTTAGAATAGGACAACTTGAACGAGTTGCTTCCAAGACACACAATTAAAATTAATAGGATCCCACATGTCATGAAAAAATTGAATTCCCTTTTTAAAAATGTGTTTTCCcttgatttttaaagattttttaagaATATCAAGAGGTTTGCCATCTTATTGGATTAAGTGATTCCACCAAATCAAAGAGGTAGCAAAACTCACACCATGACCCAAGGTTTGATCATATCAATACAACTTACAAGAAGTTATCTTTCAAGCCAACTAAATGGAGCTAAAAGGAGCATATATGTGTCTTGAAAAAAGGTGCAAGAAGCAATATACCTTTCTAATTGACTACAATTCAAGATCACCCAATGGTAACACATTGGATACAATGTCAAACCAAGCATTTCCAATGAGCCTCTTTGTCCAGAGCTCGAGTATCCACTTTGAAGTAAGACATTTGTCTAGAGCTCTTGAGTATCCACTTTGAAGTAAGACATGTGCCTTGGGTATGTGGGTCAATAATTATTAGACCCCCTCTATCTTTTACTTTGATGGTATGTGGGTCAATAATTATTAGACCCCCtctatcttttactttgatgcaaCGAGTCTATGAGGTTGTAGGAATATGAGGTTGTAGGAAGGCCTTTCATATTGCCTTCTTGGCCCAAAGGAAACTCTACCTTGCTTGGCCCAAAGGAAGCTATTGATCAACTATACAAGGGAGCGAATACAAAGAAATGTAAACATTGCTAGCAAAAAAGATTTTGTTTACCGCTTATGTTCATCTAACCATAGACACTTCAAATATTGTTGAGTGCTTATAATATTTGAAATAGgcacaaaaattttaaaaataattcaaaatgtCAATTATTTATATGCACCTTATTGGATAAGGCTACCTaccttaattatttaaataatgatAGATAATGAGTTATTTGTGTGCACATAATTAGATAAGGCTAGTtgaattatcaaaaaaataaattattagtaAGCACTTGAATTATCCAAAAAATTTATTATTAGTAAGCACTTGAATtatcaaaaaaatttattattagtaAGCACTTGATTCTTTCTGTGCTCAGttgaataaaaaaaaatgattcacAAATACCTTATGGATagcaaattatttttaaaaaaaaattatttacctaTTACACCGAAAATGTTCCCTATGTGACCAAAAAAAAACCTCAAAAACCTTCACTTGAAAATCTGATGGTCTTAAATTGAATAGAGCTGTGCAATACGATAGAAAAGATCGTATTCGTTTATCCTTTCCGTCAGCTACCGGTTTTCCTTCCGTTTTACACTTCATTTTTTCTCCCTTGGATTTTTGGATAAGGCTATCTTAGGAAAGGCTTTTCCCTTTGCAAATTTTAATGATTAAGTTAATCCACTCCTTTTAATTATAAAGGAGCGTTCATAATTTTTCCCTTTTCGTTAATAAAAGAGTAGTAAAACCCGAATGTATCCAATACAATAAAGATTAATTATAGTACGCAAAATAAGAACATTAAATAAACATACAATAATGTTATTTAAAAACTAATTGTCTTGTCCTTTAAAATTAACATATCGATAAATCAATCTTCTCTTTTTAGGTAGTCCCcgctaaaataaaataatatataaaaactGATAGCGTTAATTACAAGTTATGGGTGTCAAGATAATAATTGTATGGCGAAACCCTCCATACGAATAATTTATTGTACGCGATTCCACATTTTCATCCACCAATAAAACAAACCAACAAATCCGCATATTGGGAAAAACAACATGGTACACATTTGTTCGAGGACAAACTTTTATCATGACGGCCGAACAAACAAAGAGATTATCTATCCATCTATATGGGCGTGTCGCTAAATAAGACCGTACAGGCAAGCTATTCACAAGTAAATGAAGCCCATTTACATCGGAGAATAAACTAAACTAGTcatcatttatttatacaaaatggGTGCTCCAGGTTCCCAATTGTGGAAGATGGCACCCTAACTAGattataattaaaaaaagaaaagaaacagtaGCCTAAGCATTAACCAGTCCACAGGATAAGCCCATCAACAGCACCGCTCCCTCTTCTTCGTCTTTGCCAAACGATCTCTTCAACAAGCTGTTTGAGCTACGCTGTTTGTCGTTGCTAAATCCACGCAAGGCGCTAATAGGCGGCGCCTCCGTCATGTCGGCGGCGCTCTTTTTCCGAGGGGCGGCGGGATCTTGCGATCCGAGCTCCGGGGTGTTGTCTCGCTTGCGCTTGATGAATTTCGTCATCTGCCGGACGGAGGATGGAAGTTTGGCCGGATTTTTTCTCATGCCGCCATCGCCGTTGCTCGCGCTACGCTGTTTCGTGATCTTCTTGTAGCGGATGCCGCAAGCATTGCACAGAGACTGCCATGATCAGACAAAAGAAAGCTTTGATTAGCAAACAAAAGAGAAATTGTGTTTCAAATTAGGGCACAAGTGCAGAATAATTAAGGATTTAAGATGTTTTTGCGGCGGTCCGATTTTTTTTTCCGAAAGAAAAGCAAATGATTTCTCGGCAGATAAGTTAAATGTTTACTGCGTAACATAAAAATGCAGGGTAGAGAAGGATATCTTAAGAGATCTGTTCTAAAACTGCTGTTTCCTCAGGATAAGATGTTTTTGAGGCGTTCCGAAAGAAAAGCAAATGATTTCCTGGCAAATAAGTTAAATGTTTACTGCTGAACATAAATATGCAGGGCAGAGAAGGATATCTCAAAAGATCTGATCTAAAACTGCTGTTTCCTCACAATTTCGATGAAAAGCAATAGATCCGAAAAGTTGAGTGTGTGAAGATCCGAGGTTTCGCTAATCGGCTCAGATAACTCAAACATCGAAGGTACAAGGATTCAAGCTGAGAAAGGCCAAGGGTTCGTCCAAATCTCTTAAATAAAAGGATTTCTCAGTTGAGTTCAGAGGATTTTGAAGAAATAGAAGAATCTAAGGCTTGCACATGCAGAGATTGGGGAAGAACATTACTTGTATCAGTCTCAAGTAGTTATACCCAAAATTTGACGTTTTATGTTCAGCGCAGCATGATTAAAGTACAAAAGACAAATAGAGACCATGAAAGCTTAAGCAAATACAAACCTTTGGTCCGTTGGGGCCGTTTCTCCACAGCGGTGTTTTATCAGTCTTGCAATCGGAGCATGTTCTCGTCACGCTTCCATCTGAAAATTCAGCCTCTGTCGTCTTCTCCGAAATGTTTCCTGCGGTCTGAAACCAAAAGGGGGAAAATCAAATTAAgcagaagaaaaaagagaaaaaaagcaaTACAGACTTAACATGACAGAACAACAGCAACATTAAGATAAGACTTCACATAACAGAACCAGAAAGAAACTCGTCCATTGACAGAAAGGCAACAGAAACAAAAACCATCAACTAACAGAAATTTTTAAGAAAAAACAGTTTAAAAACCGCGCGCATAAAAGAGCAGAACAGAACGCCCGTTACATAACAGAAACAGAAAACGGGAAGAACACATACCTGTAAATCGCTGTCGGCCCGTAAAAGCCTTTGTTGATGCAGCTTAAACTTATGCATTCCAGTGCCGCTATTCTCAACAGCAGGAGCAAAATTATCTTCCTCTCTTTCGCGGAGAGCAGGCACACCGATTGACAAAGCACAATCAAAAATCTGTTTCTCGCCTTGGCTATGCCTTTCATCTTCAAAACTCTGCATTAAAATTTGACTGCTCTCAGATCTACGAGCAGGAACCCCAAAACTAGCCCTGCTGCCGCCTTTAATCTCCAGGCGCGAACAATTCACATCATTCAAACATTTTCGAAAAATCACACCGCCGAAACTTTCAGGCGGCGGCGCTCTAAACGCGTCCGGCTCCCTCACCGACTCCTCTGTCTGCATCTTCTTCAGCCAGAATTTCTTATAATGGCTGTTCCCATACAACGGCCCCGGATGGTAAGCAGCGCCCTGCAACATATTTCCCGCACAACCAAAACAACCTTTCTCCAGATCTGATCTTCTTAACAATTACAaatattgttcatcattatcttcCCCGCCATTAACACAGCTCTGCCCGAAGTTCATCCGTTCGTGCTGAAAACAAACATAGACACAGAGCGGGAACTTTACGCCGCAAAGCAGAGGCCTATAAAGCGACGGGTGTTGATAGCGGGCGGGCATATGTGGCCAGTGCTTATGACTTCTTAGGTCGGCAATTTCAATAAACCGCCCACACCTTGCAAGAAAAATGGGCTCTTACCGCTTCCTCTTTATAAACAATAAAGGAGGATTGACGCCCAAGAAACAAAAGAATGGCAAGTTCTAGACGGAATCCTAattcttttccatttttttttaattattgagaAAATCTGGGCCGTAAGGATAAATTCTGTTTGGACAGAAATCTCAGCCGTCAACTGCCCAAATCCTGCGGTGGAACGTGTCCGTTCAAGCTTGTTCCCCAAGAAACGAAACGAAAGCCGTTTAGTAACTGTTGCAGTTCACCTATCCGTTGAAGCACGTTAAACTTCTAGTTAGTTATGAGTGGATTATGTTAAAACATCATGATCTGGCCTTGTAAGAAGGCGGGTAGTTAAGTGGGAGTTCAAGCTGACATTATGCTTTTTTAATAGGGCACTTTCAATTGTCGGTCAAGCTGCGGAAGGTTTTTAAACCATGCATTTATTTTTCACttggttagttttttttttttaaatacggtATGGGTATTTTTAATGCGGTAGAAGACATGGTGACCGCATAAAAAATAAGCGAATAAAGAAATTCAAACGTCCATGGACAAAAAATTGGTCAAAAGGGGAATATAGTATAGAggattcttctctttttttttttcaatcggAAGAAGTTCAAACAAATATTGGAAAGAGTAACTGATTATAAAAGACTACTCCGCTGACATAACTGATTACAAAAGACTAATCATTGTTTTTGAAGTAAATATTGAATTTAATTTTTGATCTTGTTTTATGTGTCGTTagtatttatattaatataaaagaataaatatttgGTGGGATTTAGGGGTTCATTTTGAATTCAAATCATAGATAAGGTTGTCTTAAGGTTTTGAGTTTTTCTTATGTTGGTCTAAGGTTCAACTCTTGTCAATTAGGTTTATTTGGTTGTTGGTCTGATCAAGTCAAGTTTGTAGTTTCTTTTTTTTGAGGGGTGGCAGGGATGGGTGAAGGCGGCTCACCTTGTCTTGAGCTAAGCTCCAAGTTGTTGGGTCGCCCTTACTAATTCCCTttgaaaaacaatggtgggattcGCAAAGCGAAATCTTAACAAACATCACTACAATGTTGTTAACATGATTGGCCCTCCATTCATGCAAGAGTATATCTAGGGGGAATCAAACTTACAATCATCATTCATGTTTTCCAATGGTTGGACCATCTAGTCTATACTCCTTGTTGGGAGTGCCATTTTTTGCTTTTGAATGGCCATAGTATTAGGATTTTCGCAAGGTTTAAATTTTCTAGAATGTGGCCTGTGTTTTTTCCTCGGCTCTCTTCTATTTCTTCGTTGACTGCCTGTAGTCGGTCTATGTATTTTAAGTTGCACCAGGGAGGGTCCAACATTGTGTGTTTACTGG is a genomic window of Cryptomeria japonica chromosome 7, Sugi_1.0, whole genome shotgun sequence containing:
- the LOC131041815 gene encoding GATA transcription factor 17; this encodes MLQGAAYHPGPLYGNSHYKKFWLKKMQTEESVREPDAFRAPPPESFGGVIFRKCLNDVNCSRLEIKGGSRASFGVPARRSESSQILMQSFEDERHSQGEKQIFDCALSIGVPALREREEDNFAPAVENSGTGMHKFKLHQQRLLRADSDLQTAGNISEKTTEAEFSDGSVTRTCSDCKTDKTPLWRNGPNGPKSLCNACGIRYKKITKQRSASNGDGGMRKNPAKLPSSVRQMTKFIKRKRDNTPELGSQDPAAPRKKSAADMTEAPPISALRGFSNDKQRSSNSLLKRSFGKDEEEGAVLLMGLSCGLVNA